In Fusobacterium hwasookii, a single window of DNA contains:
- a CDS encoding HAD-IIA family hydrolase: MKTYIIDLDGTMYSGSTNIDGAREFIDYLHSKNLPYIFLTNNATRTKKQAKEHMLNLGFKDIKEEDFYTSAMASAKFIAKNYPEKKCFMIGESGLEEALKEWNFDLVQENPDFVVVGLDRNATYRKYSEALHHILAGAKFIATNPDRLLANNGTFDIGNGAVIDMLEYASGIEAIKIGKPYQIILDILLEEKNLKKEDLIFIGDNLETDIKLGYDAKIETIMVCSGVHDENDIERLKVYPTRVVKNLRELIV; this comes from the coding sequence ATGAAAACATATATTATTGATTTAGATGGAACTATGTATAGTGGAAGTACAAATATAGATGGTGCCAGAGAATTTATTGATTATCTTCACTCAAAAAATCTTCCTTATATATTTTTAACAAACAATGCAACAAGAACAAAAAAACAGGCAAAAGAACATATGTTAAATCTAGGATTTAAAGATATAAAAGAAGAAGATTTTTATACATCTGCAATGGCTTCTGCAAAATTTATTGCTAAAAATTATCCAGAAAAAAAATGTTTTATGATTGGTGAAAGTGGCTTAGAAGAAGCATTAAAAGAGTGGAACTTTGACCTTGTTCAAGAAAATCCTGATTTTGTTGTTGTTGGTTTGGATAGAAATGCCACTTATAGAAAATATAGTGAGGCATTACATCATATTTTAGCAGGTGCAAAATTCATTGCCACAAATCCAGATAGATTACTTGCAAATAATGGAACTTTTGATATAGGAAATGGTGCAGTAATAGATATGCTTGAATATGCCTCAGGTATTGAAGCTATCAAAATAGGTAAACCTTATCAAATAATATTAGATATTTTATTAGAAGAAAAAAATCTAAAAAAAGAAGATTTAATTTTTATTGGCGATAATCTTGAAACTGATATTAAACTTGGTTATGATGCAAAAATTGAAACTATAATGGTTTGCTCAGGTGTGCATGATGAGAATGATATTGAAAGATTAAAAGTTTATCCTACTAGAGTTGTTAAGAATTTAAGAGAATTAATAGTCTAA
- a CDS encoding autotransporter family protein, which translates to MKISKKVFGIFAFLLVSGGVDTAYAISISSGAPEKYPGIKYNYNNVNTNLPTFNFSETVNNGGNYIRVGGSSKLNINSNLDINLKSNIRNPSLPIIYATIAGFGAYGTNSAAPTINAKDVKIKVEVAPTDDFNDPRGMLIHDGANYFGENIDINLISNSKPEGSEITGLSYGADESTVTRAYNSTMNVNNVNIKIENNQVLTTANRDNFLIGLWQSGDKNQNTHFISRGNLNIDINDKSNKVQYHSAVGAYLAGTNGTKMTLNNSNIKIKSTTDNDYYGGAIVLGYPDYDNADTGVSAVLESKGKMLLDTTGAPNVAALNLHGQGNLFKADFENSSTEIKSGGIAIRFAGISQALNADGENTKPGKDLTISLKNAKITSIATAYDNPLIQVENGVKNATFNLTGSQSQAIAPVNNELLRIKGTSDVTLNISDGAKIKGRVNREALGEITTNISNNAAWILPANGGSSYAANLTLKNGGTLDLSDNPNPTGRNYHEIKLFSKTGEGKLINDNGVITMANTSYNDVVEIYGNYEGKNGAKIKMNTQWNSPGDANGANSKSDVLKILAGGSSKLGNATGVTGIIPVGIDGKENIIDGNIKKVAKAVNSVPVIIVDKAAAGTFVGKAQTTGAGEVQLTSRLNGGKREFFWTLNAVNGTNPYDDGTSKNYDPHSSGNSKIILNSAVAGYINTAKVNMNLGFQSLATLNERRGENNFNSTNENSQAWARILGKHTKHEGKERFNFETNVYGVQAGYDFSIKNSKNGKRYTGFYFTNTEAKTNFEDRYRAENGVVVADKYTGKAKTKDFSLGLSTTKYYNNGLYLDLAGQFSFIKNKYDSRDGAVANQKGNAFGLSIETGKSYKLGTNWAIQPQVQLVYQYLKLKDFKDDVREVHYGNDSALRARVGIKALYNDKFYTVANVWNDFNNKTEANIGLDKVEEKYSSTWGEIGLGVQIPITNNAYVYSDLKYERSFKSKPKHNGYRGTVGFKYIF; encoded by the coding sequence ATGAAAATTTCAAAAAAGGTTTTTGGAATATTTGCTTTTTTATTGGTGTCTGGAGGAGTAGATACAGCTTATGCAATTTCTATATCTTCTGGAGCACCTGAAAAATATCCAGGAATTAAATATAATTACAACAATGTTAATACAAATCTTCCAACTTTTAATTTTTCTGAAACTGTAAATAATGGAGGAAACTATATACGTGTTGGAGGTAGTTCTAAATTAAATATTAATTCTAATTTAGATATTAATTTAAAAAGTAATATAAGAAACCCTTCATTACCAATAATATATGCGACTATTGCTGGATTTGGAGCTTATGGAACAAATAGTGCAGCTCCCACTATAAATGCAAAAGATGTTAAAATAAAAGTTGAAGTTGCTCCAACTGATGATTTTAATGATCCTAGGGGTATGTTAATCCATGATGGAGCTAACTATTTTGGTGAAAATATAGATATAAATCTAATTAGTAACTCTAAACCTGAAGGAAGTGAAATAACAGGACTTAGTTATGGAGCAGATGAGTCTACTGTTACAAGAGCCTATAACTCAACAATGAATGTTAATAATGTAAATATAAAAATAGAGAATAATCAAGTTTTAACTACTGCTAATAGGGATAATTTTTTAATTGGATTATGGCAAAGTGGAGATAAGAATCAAAATACTCATTTTATCTCAAGAGGAAATTTGAATATAGATATAAATGATAAATCAAATAAAGTACAATATCATTCAGCTGTTGGAGCATATTTAGCTGGAACAAATGGTACAAAAATGACTTTAAATAATTCAAATATAAAAATAAAGTCAACAACAGATAATGATTATTATGGAGGAGCTATTGTCTTAGGCTATCCAGATTATGATAATGCAGATACAGGTGTTAGTGCAGTTTTAGAATCTAAAGGAAAAATGCTTTTAGACACAACAGGAGCTCCTAATGTAGCAGCATTAAATTTACATGGACAAGGAAATTTATTTAAGGCAGATTTTGAAAATAGTTCAACTGAAATAAAATCTGGAGGAATAGCTATTAGATTTGCTGGAATTTCTCAAGCCTTAAATGCTGATGGAGAAAACACTAAACCTGGGAAAGATTTAACAATAAGTTTAAAAAATGCTAAGATAACAAGTATTGCTACTGCTTATGATAATCCTTTAATACAAGTGGAAAATGGAGTTAAAAATGCCACTTTCAATTTAACTGGCTCACAAAGTCAGGCTATAGCCCCAGTAAATAATGAATTGTTAAGAATAAAGGGAACTTCAGATGTTACACTAAATATAAGTGATGGTGCTAAAATAAAAGGTAGAGTTAATAGAGAAGCATTGGGAGAAATAACAACAAATATTTCTAATAATGCTGCTTGGATATTACCAGCAAATGGTGGAAGTTCTTATGCTGCTAACTTAACTTTAAAAAATGGAGGAACTTTAGATTTATCTGATAATCCTAATCCAACAGGAAGAAATTATCATGAAATAAAATTATTTTCAAAAACAGGAGAAGGTAAACTTATCAATGATAATGGAGTAATAACAATGGCTAATACGTCATATAATGATGTAGTTGAAATCTATGGTAACTATGAAGGAAAAAATGGAGCCAAGATAAAAATGAATACACAATGGAATAGTCCAGGTGATGCAAATGGAGCTAATTCAAAATCAGATGTATTAAAAATATTAGCTGGAGGTTCATCTAAATTAGGAAATGCAACAGGAGTTACAGGAATTATCCCAGTTGGTATTGATGGTAAAGAAAATATAATAGATGGAAATATTAAAAAAGTGGCTAAAGCAGTAAACAGTGTTCCAGTTATTATTGTGGATAAGGCAGCTGCAGGGACTTTTGTTGGAAAGGCTCAAACAACTGGTGCTGGTGAAGTTCAATTAACAAGTAGATTAAATGGTGGGAAAAGAGAATTTTTCTGGACATTAAATGCAGTAAATGGAACTAATCCTTATGATGATGGAACAAGTAAAAATTATGATCCACATAGTTCAGGTAATAGTAAAATTATACTTAATTCAGCAGTTGCTGGATATATAAATACTGCAAAAGTAAATATGAACCTAGGTTTTCAGTCTCTTGCAACATTAAATGAACGTAGAGGAGAAAATAACTTTAATTCAACAAATGAAAATTCACAAGCATGGGCTCGTATATTGGGAAAACACACAAAACATGAAGGAAAAGAAAGATTTAATTTTGAAACTAATGTGTATGGAGTACAAGCTGGCTATGATTTTAGTATAAAAAATAGTAAAAACGGAAAGAGATATACAGGTTTCTATTTTACTAATACAGAAGCTAAAACAAATTTTGAAGATAGATATAGAGCAGAAAATGGAGTAGTTGTTGCTGACAAATATACAGGTAAGGCAAAAACAAAGGATTTCAGTTTAGGACTTAGCACAACTAAATATTATAATAATGGGTTATATTTAGATTTAGCAGGACAATTCTCTTTTATAAAAAACAAATATGATTCAAGAGATGGAGCAGTTGCAAATCAAAAAGGAAATGCTTTTGGACTATCTATTGAAACAGGTAAATCTTACAAGTTAGGTACTAATTGGGCAATCCAGCCACAAGTACAATTAGTGTATCAATACTTAAAATTAAAAGATTTTAAAGACGATGTTCGTGAAGTGCACTATGGCAATGATTCAGCTCTTCGTGCTAGAGTAGGAATTAAAGCTTTATATAATGATAAATTTTATACTGTTGCTAATGTTTGGAATGATTTTAACAATAAGACAGAAGCAAATATTGGTTTAGATAAAGTAGAAGAAAAATATTCATCTACTTGGGGAGAAATTGGTTTAGGAGTTCAAATTCCTATAACAAATAATGCTTATGTGTATAGTGATTTAAAATATGAAAGATCTTTTAAATCAAAACCTAAACATAACGGATATCGTGGAACAGTAGGTTTTAAATATATATTTTAA